The following proteins are encoded in a genomic region of Nitratireductor sp. GISD-1A_MAKvit:
- a CDS encoding cyclase family protein: MNVHATDPSALLGNLAEALATGAIEVVDLTHTLDQDFPVIVLPPEFGQCARFRMEEVSAYDHRGPAWKWHNFTCSEHTGTHFDAPSHWISGRDVPNGSVDEIPAERFIGPVCVIDCSEGAAADEDFELTPEIIEAWEAEHGRIPAESWVLMRTDWSKRRGAAYLNMREDGAHSPGPTPAAIRLLVDERGIRGFGTETVGTDAGQGSHYTPPYPAHFYLHGAGRYGLQCLNNLDRLPPTGAMLIATPLKIKNGTGSPLRVVALVPGRT, translated from the coding sequence ATGAACGTCCACGCAACCGACCCATCCGCCCTTCTGGGCAATCTGGCGGAGGCGCTCGCCACCGGCGCCATCGAGGTGGTGGACCTCACCCACACGCTCGATCAGGATTTTCCGGTCATCGTGCTGCCGCCGGAATTTGGCCAGTGCGCCCGCTTCCGCATGGAAGAGGTGTCGGCCTACGACCATCGCGGCCCGGCGTGGAAATGGCACAATTTCACCTGCAGCGAACACACCGGCACCCATTTCGATGCGCCCTCGCACTGGATCTCCGGCCGCGACGTGCCCAATGGAAGCGTGGATGAAATTCCCGCCGAGCGCTTTATCGGCCCGGTCTGCGTGATCGACTGTTCCGAGGGTGCCGCAGCCGACGAGGATTTCGAGCTCACGCCGGAGATCATCGAGGCGTGGGAAGCCGAGCACGGCCGCATTCCCGCCGAGAGCTGGGTGCTGATGCGCACCGACTGGTCGAAGCGCCGGGGCGCGGCCTATCTCAACATGCGCGAGGACGGCGCACATTCGCCCGGCCCCACACCGGCGGCGATAAGGCTTCTGGTGGACGAACGCGGCATTCGCGGTTTCGGCACCGAGACCGTCGGCACCGACGCCGGTCAGGGATCGCACTACACGCCGCCCTACCCGGCCCATTTCTATCTACACGGCGCAGGGCGCTATGGCCTGCAATGCCTCAACAATCTCGACCGGCTGCCGCCCACAGGCGCGATGCTGATCGCAACCCCGCTCAAGATCAAGAACGGCACCGGCAGCCCGCTGCGCGTGGTGGCACTTGTGCCCGGCAGGACCTGA
- a CDS encoding SDR family NAD(P)-dependent oxidoreductase, translated as MTDAILPPPKKDPQKRTRTQTLPSGLRSRAALGLTAAAAEGRFMLQVCGECGALQYPPRDACSTCLSTDLPWRDIDPAGELIAETTVRTSTNTYFRERTPWRVGTVRLDAGPSVMCHVHGDVPRGGRVRIINRLDKSGQGVLYALPPEGTPNMEDDPQLREITADPKFRRVLITDARSENAVALAEAFAKAGASIIFIGEPEGWRPYPHRPALEAIPNVQIVPLDVTDTASVAELAGEIGGKTDILVNNARFVRPGGIMDRGDTVFARDEMEVNYLGLMRLAQSFGPAMRGRGADGDNSAAAWVNILSVYAYSNMPAFGAFSASSAAAYSLSQCLRAEMRPGGVRVMNVYTGPTDDAWHQPLPPPKVAPAALARAIVSGLKDGLEDVFVGDVAKDLIERWRAGAKVLEREMSETDGGGA; from the coding sequence ATGACCGACGCCATCCTGCCGCCACCGAAGAAAGACCCGCAAAAGCGCACCCGCACACAGACGCTGCCCTCGGGCCTCAGAAGCCGCGCGGCGCTGGGGCTGACAGCGGCTGCCGCCGAGGGGCGCTTCATGCTGCAGGTCTGCGGCGAATGCGGCGCGCTGCAATATCCGCCGCGCGACGCCTGCTCCACCTGCCTGTCGACCGACCTCCCATGGCGCGACATCGACCCGGCGGGCGAGCTCATCGCCGAAACGACGGTGCGCACCAGCACCAACACCTATTTCCGCGAACGCACCCCCTGGCGTGTCGGCACCGTCCGGCTCGACGCCGGCCCCTCCGTCATGTGCCACGTCCATGGCGATGTGCCGCGCGGCGGCAGGGTGCGCATCATCAACCGGCTCGACAAGTCGGGCCAGGGCGTTCTCTACGCCCTGCCTCCCGAAGGGACGCCCAACATGGAAGACGATCCGCAACTGCGCGAAATCACCGCCGATCCGAAATTCCGCCGCGTGCTCATCACCGATGCGAGGAGCGAAAACGCCGTGGCGCTGGCCGAGGCCTTTGCGAAGGCCGGCGCGTCGATCATCTTCATCGGCGAGCCGGAAGGCTGGCGACCCTATCCGCACCGCCCGGCACTCGAGGCGATCCCCAACGTCCAGATCGTGCCGCTCGACGTCACCGACACCGCCTCGGTCGCAGAGCTTGCCGGAGAGATCGGCGGCAAGACTGACATTCTCGTCAACAATGCCCGCTTCGTGCGCCCCGGCGGCATCATGGACCGTGGAGACACCGTGTTCGCCCGCGACGAAATGGAGGTGAACTATCTGGGCCTGATGCGGCTTGCCCAGTCCTTCGGCCCGGCCATGCGCGGGCGCGGCGCGGACGGCGACAACAGCGCCGCCGCCTGGGTCAACATCCTGTCGGTCTACGCCTATTCCAACATGCCGGCCTTTGGCGCTTTCTCGGCTTCCAGTGCCGCCGCCTACTCGCTGTCGCAATGCCTGCGCGCGGAGATGCGACCGGGCGGCGTGCGCGTGATGAATGTCTATACCGGCCCGACGGACGACGCCTGGCACCAGCCCCTGCCGCCGCCCAAGGTCGCGCCCGCCGCACTTGCCCGCGCCATCGTCTCCGGCCTCAAGGACGGGTTGGAGGACGTGTTCGTCGGCGATGTGGCGAAGGACCTGATCGAGCGCTGGCGCGCCGGCGCAAAGGTGCTGGAGCGCGAGATGAGCGAAACAGACGGAGGCGGCGCATGA
- a CDS encoding thiolase family protein, translating to MAGRTSRRKGYEGVVLAAPATTPYQRFSKETAHWWIARALRQSLQSAGLSPRDVDGFSVSSFTLFPDTAVGLTQHLGLTPRWLDHIPMGGASGVVALRRAARAVQAGDADIVACVAGDTNHVDSFRRMLSSFSRFAQDASYPYGAGGPNACFALLTDHYMSVYGANREDFGRICVAQRDNALKNPHAVMKKPLTMEDYLGARMISDPIALFDCVMPVSGAEAFLVMREEDARAAGLPYAHIRGSIERHNAFPEDPIQMRGGWAMDIDELYAMADAKPDDMDLLQTYDDYPVISMMQFEDLGFCGKGEGPAFVRERDLTIAGDFPHNTSGGQLSAGQAGAAGGFIGMVEAIRQVTGTAGPTQVEGATTAMVSGFGMINYDRGVCSSAAIISGAGT from the coding sequence GTGGCGGGCCGCACCTCAAGACGCAAGGGCTATGAGGGTGTGGTGCTCGCCGCGCCCGCCACCACGCCCTATCAGCGCTTTTCGAAGGAAACGGCGCATTGGTGGATCGCCCGCGCACTGCGCCAGTCGCTTCAAAGCGCCGGCCTCAGCCCCCGTGATGTTGACGGTTTCTCGGTTTCTAGCTTCACGCTCTTTCCCGACACAGCGGTCGGGCTGACCCAGCATCTCGGCCTCACGCCGCGCTGGCTCGATCACATCCCCATGGGCGGGGCGAGTGGCGTCGTGGCGCTCAGGCGTGCAGCCCGCGCAGTGCAGGCGGGCGACGCCGACATCGTCGCCTGCGTTGCCGGCGACACCAATCATGTCGACAGTTTCCGGCGCATGCTCTCAAGCTTCAGCCGCTTCGCGCAGGACGCTTCATACCCCTACGGAGCAGGTGGACCCAATGCCTGTTTCGCGCTCCTGACCGACCATTATATGAGCGTCTATGGTGCGAACCGCGAGGATTTCGGCCGCATCTGCGTCGCCCAGCGCGACAATGCGCTCAAGAACCCGCACGCGGTAATGAAAAAGCCGCTCACCATGGAAGACTATCTCGGCGCACGCATGATCTCCGATCCGATCGCGCTGTTCGATTGCGTGATGCCCGTGAGCGGCGCAGAAGCGTTTCTCGTGATGCGCGAGGAAGACGCCCGCGCCGCAGGCCTTCCTTACGCCCATATTCGCGGCAGCATCGAGCGCCACAATGCCTTCCCCGAAGATCCGATCCAGATGCGCGGTGGTTGGGCCATGGATATCGACGAGCTTTACGCCATGGCCGATGCGAAGCCCGACGACATGGACCTCTTGCAGACCTATGACGACTACCCGGTCATTTCCATGATGCAGTTCGAGGATCTGGGGTTTTGCGGGAAAGGTGAAGGCCCGGCCTTCGTGCGCGAGCGCGACCTTACCATCGCCGGCGATTTTCCGCACAACACGTCCGGCGGTCAGCTTTCAGCCGGACAGGCGGGCGCCGCCGGCGGCTTTATCGGCATGGTGGAGGCCATCCGCCAGGTGACCGGCACAGCCGGTCCCACTCAGGTAGAAGGTGCGACGACCGCCATGGTCTCGGGCTTCGGCATGATCAACTACGACCGGGGCGTCTGTTCCAGTGCCGCCATCATTTCGGGAGCGGGCACATGA
- a CDS encoding aromatic-ring-hydroxylating dioxygenase subunit beta — protein MKAPTREDLIDFVYEEARMLDDGRFDEWLDLWTHDSYYWMPLDYNQEDAKHVTSLLHEDAFMRKLRVERFKGERTFSQKPKTRCHHVLNRPFIDHMDEEKGEYVTHTAFHYVETRLDDQILLAATARHELKLIDGKLKITHKRVDLLNSDAAFGNIQMFL, from the coding sequence ATGAAGGCTCCCACCCGCGAAGACCTGATCGATTTCGTCTATGAAGAAGCCCGCATGCTGGACGATGGGCGCTTTGACGAATGGCTCGATCTGTGGACCCATGACAGCTATTACTGGATGCCGCTCGACTACAATCAGGAAGACGCCAAACACGTCACCTCGCTGCTGCATGAAGACGCCTTCATGCGCAAGCTGCGCGTCGAGCGCTTCAAGGGCGAGCGCACCTTTTCGCAGAAACCGAAGACCCGCTGCCACCACGTTCTGAACCGCCCCTTCATCGACCATATGGACGAGGAGAAGGGTGAGTATGTCACCCACACGGCGTTTCACTATGTGGAGACACGGCTCGACGACCAGATCCTGCTCGCCGCCACGGCACGTCACGAGTTGAAACTCATCGACGGAAAGCTGAAGATCACCCACAAGCGCGTCGATCTGCTCAATTCCGATGCCGCCTTCGGCAATATCCAGATGTTCCTCTGA
- a CDS encoding aromatic ring-hydroxylating dioxygenase subunit alpha: MSRYANNPQAIRNLIRPTEVHRDVYIDQEVFELEMKHLFANTWVFVGHESQTPNKGDYFTTEIGTQPVIMVRHSDNEIYVLHNRCPHKGTKIAIDRTGNTGKFFRCPYHAWSFKTNGCLLAIPLRKGYKDTGLEESESVNGMAPVGAVKNYRGFIFARLNKEGPDFESFFGESLSSFDNMVDRSPEGRLEVAGPPLRYMHRCNWKMLVENQTDTCHPMVAHESSAGTAIDLWEKMDKPEGTKKPMAMEVIAPFMSPYEFFENMGIRTWPNGHGHTGVHHSIHSDYSAIPGYYEQMVEAYGEERAKAILGENRHNTVYFPNIMIKGPIQQLRLFTPIAADKTLVESYIYRLVGAPDMLLERTAMYNRMINAPTSMVGHDDLEMYERAQEGLHSNGLEWVNVQRLYQQGEKFDEIAVENGTTERQMRNQFHAWEKYMTMTMEGDAQ, encoded by the coding sequence ATGAGCCGTTACGCGAACAACCCGCAGGCAATCAGAAATCTGATCCGGCCCACGGAAGTCCACCGCGACGTCTATATCGATCAGGAAGTGTTCGAGCTGGAGATGAAGCATCTCTTCGCCAACACCTGGGTCTTTGTCGGCCATGAGAGCCAGACGCCCAACAAGGGCGACTATTTCACCACCGAGATCGGCACGCAGCCGGTCATCATGGTGCGCCACTCCGACAACGAGATCTACGTCCTGCACAATCGCTGCCCGCACAAGGGCACAAAGATCGCCATCGACCGCACGGGCAATACGGGCAAGTTCTTTCGCTGCCCCTATCACGCATGGTCGTTCAAGACGAATGGCTGCCTGCTCGCGATCCCGCTGCGCAAGGGCTACAAGGACACCGGGCTTGAAGAGAGCGAATCCGTCAATGGGATGGCCCCGGTCGGTGCGGTGAAAAACTATCGCGGCTTCATCTTCGCCCGCCTCAACAAGGAAGGCCCGGACTTCGAAAGCTTCTTCGGGGAATCGCTGAGCTCCTTCGACAACATGGTCGACCGCTCGCCCGAGGGCCGTCTGGAAGTGGCCGGCCCGCCGCTGCGTTACATGCATCGCTGCAACTGGAAGATGCTGGTCGAGAACCAGACCGACACCTGCCATCCCATGGTCGCGCATGAAAGCTCGGCCGGCACCGCCATCGACCTGTGGGAGAAGATGGACAAGCCCGAAGGCACGAAAAAGCCCATGGCCATGGAGGTGATCGCCCCCTTCATGAGCCCCTATGAGTTCTTCGAGAACATGGGCATCCGCACCTGGCCAAACGGCCACGGCCACACCGGCGTGCATCACTCGATCCACTCCGACTATTCGGCCATCCCCGGCTATTACGAGCAGATGGTCGAGGCCTATGGCGAGGAGCGCGCAAAGGCCATCCTCGGCGAAAACCGGCACAACACGGTCTATTTCCCCAACATCATGATCAAGGGGCCGATCCAGCAATTGCGGCTGTTCACCCCCATCGCCGCCGACAAGACGCTCGTCGAAAGCTACATCTACCGGCTGGTGGGCGCGCCGGACATGCTTCTGGAGCGCACCGCCATGTACAACCGCATGATCAACGCGCCCACCTCCATGGTCGGCCATGACGATCTGGAAATGTATGAGCGCGCGCAGGAGGGCCTCCACTCCAACGGTCTGGAATGGGTCAACGTCCAGCGGCTTTACCAGCAAGGCGAGAAATTCGACGAGATCGCCGTCGAGAACGGCACCACCGAGCGACAGATGCGCAACCAGTTCCACGCGTGGGAAAAATACATGACGATGACGATGGAAGGAGACGCGCAATGA
- a CDS encoding 2Fe-2S iron-sulfur cluster-binding protein: MSELKLRVRKSEALTPQIRAFELEAVDGGTLPGFSAGAHIRVALPDGSDRHYSLVNTSVEPGATDAPATYRLGVRLEEDSKGGSLFMHGLKEGDIIETSAPRNDFALVDKDAPVLLIAGGIGVTPLISMAAELKAKGRPFSFHYAGRSRTLLAFVDALEAIETTALTIHCDDEPETCIDLKALIGKAPAEGHIYVCGPRGMIEAVREIAHARGIAKDHVHFELFEAHEAEAGDKPFEVEISSTGQVFTIPPGKSIIDVLEEEGVDLIYDCQRGDCGICQTTVLSGIPDHRDVILTDDERAANDVMQICVSRAKSDRLVLDL, from the coding sequence ATGAGCGAATTGAAGCTCAGGGTACGCAAATCCGAGGCACTGACCCCGCAGATCCGGGCGTTCGAACTGGAAGCGGTCGATGGCGGCACGCTGCCCGGATTTTCTGCCGGCGCACATATCCGCGTCGCGCTGCCTGATGGCTCGGATCGCCACTACTCTCTCGTCAATACGAGCGTTGAGCCTGGCGCAACGGACGCGCCCGCCACCTATCGCCTCGGCGTGCGTCTGGAGGAGGACAGCAAGGGCGGCTCGCTCTTCATGCATGGGCTGAAGGAGGGCGACATCATCGAGACCTCCGCGCCCCGCAACGATTTTGCTCTGGTCGATAAGGATGCACCGGTGCTTCTCATCGCCGGTGGCATCGGCGTGACACCGCTCATCTCCATGGCAGCCGAACTCAAGGCCAAGGGCCGCCCCTTCTCGTTCCACTATGCCGGCCGTTCGCGCACGCTTCTGGCCTTTGTCGATGCGCTTGAGGCCATCGAGACCACGGCGCTCACCATCCATTGCGACGACGAGCCCGAAACCTGCATCGACCTCAAGGCGCTGATCGGCAAGGCGCCTGCCGAAGGCCACATCTATGTGTGCGGCCCGCGCGGCATGATCGAGGCGGTGCGCGAGATCGCCCATGCTCGCGGCATCGCGAAGGACCATGTGCATTTCGAACTGTTCGAGGCGCATGAGGCCGAAGCGGGCGACAAGCCATTCGAGGTCGAGATCAGCTCCACGGGACAGGTCTTCACCATCCCGCCGGGCAAATCCATCATCGACGTGCTCGAGGAAGAAGGCGTCGACCTGATCTACGACTGCCAGCGTGGCGATTGCGGCATCTGCCAGACCACCGTTCTGTCCGGCATTCCCGACCACCGCGACGTCATCCTCACCGACGATGAACGCGCGGCAAATGACGTCATGCAGATCTGCGTATCACGCGCCAAGTCCGACCGGCTCGTCCTCGATCTCTAG
- a CDS encoding TRAP transporter substrate-binding protein, with the protein MTRMFKTLVSASILTTVMSFGAMAQETVLRMSNWLPPSHPIVRDMMIPWAEKLKEASDGRIEVQILDAPLGPPPAHFDLAANGAVDLTFGVHGYTPGRFTLTEIAEMPFLADTSESLSVAFWRVFDSDLSQAEEHRGTKVLGVFGHGPGLLFTKGKAVSPLSDLSGAKIRVAGNITNKLAEAMDMVSIQAPSPQSYEILSGGIADGIFFPVESVPFFKLETLVDKALRVPGGLYNVSFFFVMNKAKFDSLSDEDKAAIEEVSGEAFSRMAGQAWDAADAAGMEVIGSTVDFHDATEEELASLREKTQPMFDDLAKAYEAKGIDFDVVMGKLKDEIKAVAAE; encoded by the coding sequence ATGACGCGCATGTTCAAAACACTTGTATCTGCATCTATTCTGACGACAGTCATGAGCTTCGGTGCGATGGCGCAGGAAACGGTTCTGCGCATGTCGAACTGGTTGCCGCCGTCTCACCCGATCGTCAGGGACATGATGATCCCGTGGGCGGAGAAGCTGAAAGAAGCCAGTGACGGCCGCATCGAAGTGCAGATTCTCGATGCACCGCTCGGTCCGCCACCGGCGCATTTCGATCTTGCCGCCAATGGCGCCGTCGATCTGACCTTCGGTGTTCATGGTTATACGCCGGGCCGCTTCACTCTGACCGAAATCGCCGAAATGCCGTTCCTCGCCGATACGTCGGAGAGCCTTTCGGTGGCCTTCTGGCGCGTGTTCGATAGTGATCTCTCCCAGGCCGAAGAGCATCGCGGCACCAAGGTGCTGGGCGTGTTCGGGCATGGGCCGGGGCTTCTGTTCACCAAGGGCAAAGCGGTTTCGCCTCTGTCGGACCTTTCCGGCGCGAAGATCCGCGTTGCGGGCAACATCACCAACAAGCTTGCCGAAGCGATGGACATGGTGTCGATCCAGGCGCCGTCTCCGCAGTCCTACGAGATTCTGTCGGGCGGCATTGCCGACGGCATTTTCTTCCCCGTCGAATCCGTGCCCTTCTTCAAGCTGGAAACGCTGGTCGACAAGGCGCTGCGTGTGCCGGGCGGCCTCTACAATGTCTCGTTCTTCTTCGTGATGAACAAGGCGAAGTTCGACAGCCTGTCGGATGAGGACAAGGCGGCCATCGAAGAGGTTTCCGGTGAGGCGTTCTCGCGCATGGCCGGTCAGGCCTGGGATGCGGCGGATGCAGCCGGCATGGAAGTGATCGGCTCGACCGTCGACTTCCACGATGCGACCGAAGAAGAGCTTGCGTCGCTGCGTGAGAAGACGCAGCCCATGTTCGACGATCTGGCTAAGGCCTATGAGGCCAAGGGAATTGATTTCGACGTCGTCATGGGCAAGCTCAAGGACGAAATCAAAGCGGTGGCGGCTGAATAA
- a CDS encoding TRAP transporter small permease, producing MAASSERIAMRARRWLRLATAVLCGAFLVALTLVTVVDVIGRYLLSSPLPGAAEYTEILLMAIVFVGLPAVCLDDGHVSVDLLTAGLKGVAERIQLNLARLVVAVVLGLVSWQLWKHGAQLDSYNEVTVYLRAPLGPFAKATAVITGVCAVVTFLMAVLRLPKSDGGGV from the coding sequence ATGGCCGCCTCCTCCGAGCGGATCGCAATGCGGGCTCGGCGGTGGCTAAGACTGGCGACTGCCGTGCTTTGCGGCGCGTTTCTGGTGGCGCTGACGCTGGTGACAGTGGTCGATGTGATCGGCCGCTATCTCCTGTCGTCGCCGCTGCCGGGTGCCGCGGAGTATACGGAAATCCTCCTGATGGCGATCGTGTTTGTGGGGCTGCCGGCGGTGTGCCTGGATGACGGACATGTGAGCGTCGATCTGCTCACGGCCGGGCTCAAGGGCGTTGCTGAGAGAATTCAGCTCAATCTCGCCCGGCTTGTGGTTGCCGTGGTGCTCGGGCTCGTGTCGTGGCAGCTCTGGAAACACGGCGCCCAGCTCGACAGCTACAATGAGGTGACGGTTTATCTGCGTGCGCCGCTCGGGCCGTTCGCCAAGGCGACGGCGGTCATCACCGGTGTCTGTGCGGTGGTTACATTCCTCATGGCGGTGCTACGCCTGCCCAAAAGCGATGGCGGTGGCGTGTGA
- a CDS encoding TRAP transporter large permease, translated as MAWPVGMALLLALIFAGVPIAFAMTAVGLIGVVSIVGWHPALAMLGQVFFDSGRSYTLSVVPLFLLMGNLVVQSGVAGDLYAAANAWLRHRKGGLAMATIVACGGFSSVCGSSLATTATMARISLPAMRKYGYSDRLAASSIAAGGTLGILIPPSVILVIYGILTQQNIGKLFLAGLLPGLIGVIGYMIAVRMSLVVYREHLETQPKLPLIDRIRALRGVVWALALFVFVLGGIYLGVFTATEAAGMGAGGAFLLTFMRGRLTLRATLSTLFDTAKTTAVMFFILFGALYFLNYVNFSGLTGDLRNWINAFGVGPYPVIFMIVLIYLVLGCLLESISMITLTVPILFPIVTGLGFDPIWFGIFVVIATELSFITPPIGMNVFVMRTVAPDIPLERIFAGILPFVAMDVVRLALLIAVPAMALLIPNSM; from the coding sequence ATGGCGTGGCCGGTCGGAATGGCGCTGCTTCTGGCGCTCATCTTTGCGGGCGTGCCCATCGCCTTTGCGATGACGGCGGTGGGGTTGATCGGCGTGGTCTCGATCGTTGGCTGGCACCCGGCGCTGGCCATGCTCGGGCAGGTTTTTTTCGACAGTGGCAGAAGCTACACGCTCTCCGTCGTGCCGCTGTTCCTGCTCATGGGCAATCTCGTGGTTCAGTCCGGCGTGGCGGGTGATCTCTACGCGGCGGCGAATGCCTGGCTGCGCCACCGCAAGGGCGGGCTTGCCATGGCGACCATCGTTGCCTGCGGCGGGTTCTCGTCGGTGTGCGGCTCGTCGCTTGCCACCACGGCGACCATGGCGCGCATCTCGCTGCCGGCCATGCGCAAATATGGCTATTCCGACCGGCTGGCCGCTTCGTCCATCGCGGCGGGCGGAACGCTCGGCATTCTCATCCCGCCATCCGTCATCCTCGTCATTTACGGCATCCTGACCCAGCAGAACATCGGCAAGCTTTTTCTGGCGGGTCTCTTGCCCGGCCTCATCGGCGTGATCGGCTACATGATCGCCGTGCGCATGTCGCTGGTGGTCTATCGCGAGCATCTGGAAACGCAGCCGAAACTCCCATTGATCGACCGCATTCGCGCTTTGCGCGGTGTGGTCTGGGCGCTGGCGCTTTTCGTGTTCGTTCTGGGCGGTATCTACCTTGGCGTGTTCACGGCAACGGAGGCGGCGGGAATGGGCGCGGGCGGGGCATTCCTGCTCACCTTCATGCGCGGCCGGCTGACCCTGCGGGCGACGCTTTCCACGCTGTTCGATACGGCCAAGACCACAGCGGTGATGTTCTTCATCCTGTTCGGGGCGCTCTATTTCCTGAACTATGTGAACTTCTCCGGCCTGACCGGTGACCTGCGCAACTGGATCAACGCTTTCGGCGTGGGACCCTATCCGGTCATCTTCATGATCGTGCTGATCTATCTGGTGCTGGGCTGCCTGCTTGAAAGCATCTCGATGATTACGCTGACTGTGCCGATCCTGTTTCCGATCGTCACCGGTCTCGGCTTCGATCCGATCTGGTTCGGCATTTTTGTGGTGATCGCCACCGAGCTGAGCTTCATCACGCCGCCCATCGGCATGAATGTTTTTGTCATGCGCACGGTCGCGCCCGACATTCCGCTGGAGCGCATTTTCGCCGGCATCCTGCCCTTCGTGGCGATGGATGTGGTGCGGCTTGCGCTCCTGATCGCTGTGCCGGCCATGGCGCTGCTGATCCCCAATTCCATGTGA
- a CDS encoding MarR family winged helix-turn-helix transcriptional regulator — MAIDDDRIEIDRNAGFVGDYLLYLLAAASDAASADFHAHVREQGLRVPEWRILACLCDEDGQMVTQLAQLALMEQSHLTKIVDQMATKGLVKRRSDERDRRRVRVYLTAAGRVLGTGLVEKARAHEMSIVARLGATDAARLKTALKDIHAICREGDDAASRTPSAPAELEASLP, encoded by the coding sequence ATGGCGATTGATGACGACAGAATTGAGATCGACCGCAATGCGGGATTTGTGGGCGATTACCTGCTTTATCTGCTCGCCGCCGCCAGCGACGCGGCCAGTGCCGATTTTCACGCCCATGTGCGCGAACAGGGACTGCGGGTTCCCGAATGGCGCATCCTCGCCTGCCTCTGCGACGAGGATGGGCAGATGGTGACGCAGCTTGCCCAGCTTGCGCTGATGGAGCAGTCGCACCTGACCAAGATCGTCGACCAGATGGCGACGAAAGGGCTGGTCAAACGCCGGAGCGATGAGCGCGACCGGAGGCGTGTGCGCGTCTATCTGACCGCAGCCGGGCGGGTGCTCGGAACTGGCTTGGTGGAGAAGGCGAGAGCGCATGAAATGTCGATTGTTGCTCGCCTTGGCGCGACGGACGCAGCCCGTCTCAAGACGGCGCTGAAAGACATACACGCAATCTGCCGGGAAGGAGATGACGCTGCGAGCCGAACTCCGTCAGCGCCGGCAGAGCTGGAGGCAAGCCTGCCATGA
- a CDS encoding RidA family protein has product MNDTANIGLLHETVHPEGWPQPKGYANAVKTDGGIIYTGGLVGWDREGRFPKGFVAQAHQTFRNIRDVLEAAGAGPEHLTRLTWYVTNVEDYLADPKGLGKAYRDVFGRCFPAMATVQVTRLVEPEAVVEIEATAVLPAQK; this is encoded by the coding sequence ATGAACGATACCGCCAATATCGGCCTGCTGCATGAGACGGTGCATCCCGAGGGCTGGCCACAGCCAAAGGGTTACGCCAACGCGGTCAAGACGGATGGCGGGATCATCTATACGGGCGGGCTGGTCGGCTGGGACCGGGAGGGACGCTTCCCGAAAGGCTTTGTCGCGCAGGCTCACCAGACGTTCCGCAACATCCGCGATGTGCTCGAAGCGGCAGGCGCCGGACCGGAGCACCTGACGCGTCTCACCTGGTATGTGACCAACGTCGAAGACTATCTCGCCGATCCGAAGGGGCTCGGAAAAGCGTATCGCGACGTCTTCGGGCGCTGCTTTCCGGCCATGGCGACTGTTCAGGTGACGCGGCTTGTGGAGCCGGAGGCGGTCGTGGAGATCGAGGCGACGGCGGTTTTGCCTGCTCAAAAGTAG